ttttttgtttttatctcattctgggcaaaaaacaaattgaatttTTTCCCATAATgttagaaaatgtattattataaattattctAGCTCCAAGAATTATACAAATGCTAATTACCTTCAATGGTTTACTCTCTGCTGAGATTCAAATTATTAAATATCAGACTTTTAGCCCAGAGGAAACAAACCCATCCAGACTGCAATCATGCcttcttttgtattttactAAATAAATGAGGTTTTGGTTTCATCCTCgtttttattctgttgttgAGTGGATGCTTTCAATAAGCCACAAGGCCTGATTGCTAACAGGATGGCCCTTGCACTCACTCTCTTCTGCCTTTCAGTCTCTCTGTGGTACACAACAGAAACCACAAAATGACGATAAAAAACAGTGCTGCTCCAGCTCCTTAACTCTTCACCTAAAACTCTCCACTCAAGCATTTCCAGCACACAAACAGCATGTTTCATGGTTTGGCTGCTGGATTCACAGGTTACTAATACGAATGATCCCCGTTCATAATCAATTTAATAACAGATTCTGCACATCATTGTACAAATAAATGTCAATCATCCATTCTTGGATCTTCTTTGTATCCAGCTCTCATCTCCTTGCATGgcttgcggggggggggggggggggggggggggggagggttaCAGACCTCAATTCTGTATCCAAGTCTGAATGATGACCTCATTGGTCTAGCAGCTGCCATCAGCATTCTTGCAGGAGTTAATAGGAACAATATGCAGCCTCTGGAAAGAACTGccactttatttctctttctttttgtgtcccCACAATTTGACTGTGAGAGAGAACTTATATGTTTTATCTCCTTcattatgttttcctttttacagAAACCACAACCATTACCTCATTTAAAAGGGCACAGAAACCTGGAATGCCattctttattttgaagatcTGATTAATGGGTTTTGAGGATCAATATTTTCAACTCACAAAGAATTACTCGTGGAGTGTGTGGTTCCTCAGGGCTTGCAAAATCTTTCAGCTCAATCTTTGTCATCGTTAGAACTACGGGAGAGATGGCTAAAGCTAAAGCCTCCacatcaaaccaaaacaaaaagaagaaataaaggaacagcttttaaaggtcccatattatgctttttctggttttatatgctctttagtgtgttttccaagtgtcctgtgcatgtttaggcacatctatgtgcaaaaattcaaagtctgcggaaacgcggcttctcctacgtcctcctgttagctgtagcattagctgcatgtaacgctcggttctagcccccctcaataaaaatttgtcagtgtgacgtcattgttattacaaaagtaggtacatagattaaatatacgaaccccaaaaagggcataatatgggctctttaaaacttaaaaatccTTGCTGGTTGtgagcaaaaagacaaaaactataTCCATGCCAAATGTAGAATTTAGCTGACATTAGTTTTTTAATAGAACTGTGTAGGTGTAGTTTGATCAGATCTTATTGAGAGTTACCAACCAGCTAACTAACCcgccaaccaaccaaacaaccaaccaaccatttaactaactaactaaccaaccaaccaactaaccaaccagCTAACtaactaaccaaccaaccagcttactaacaaacaaaccaaccaactaaccagCAAACCAACTcgccaaccaaccaaccaaccaatcagctaactaacaaacatgtttgcatgtaaaAGTTGTGACACAGGTGCGTATCAGGAGTGATACCTGTACTAAACTGAGTTAAATTCCCCTGAATTGAAATTGAAGGGTTTTCTCAGTGTAGCAAAATGCTTCACTTGCTTCAGTCATAACATTGAAAATCTGGTGGCtatatatatttctctgttGTCTCTTTTAACTGCTGCTCTGCTCTCGGCTCATatattgttggagcaactgCAAAATCTATTTATGTTGGcttacagctgtgtgtgtgtgtgtgtgtgtgtttttttacgaTACTCTGTGCATCCAATCTGAtatccctctgtgtgtgttttctgcggTTGGACGTGTACTGGAATGTCTTGTGTAATGTGTGAGCCATATGACAGTTATTTATCATACGGCTGTACGCTCACCGACTATCTGGGCTTTGAATCAGACCACAGTATGAGCAGGGGCGAGAGGATGAAATCCAGCTGATGCTACAATCACAACTTTCTGTGTGGTACTTGAGAGAAAACAGCAGCTTTGGGACACACcacttgtaaaatgttttacttgtGGCAGTGGGTTGGTGTCTCTCCACTACTTTTGGCAACAACTATTTAATGGATTGTCGTGAAACTTTTAGAAGACATTCCTGGTTCATAGAGGATAATCCAACTGACTGTACTGATTCCTTGATTTTTCTGGAAGCACCAACTTGACAATGACATCTGTTTCtgctaaaatattaaaataagattaagattaagatttactttattgatcctgcaaggggaaattctgtttttacactctgtaagtcatgcaacacacacataggctgaaatacacacatgcataaacaggatcctatggacatgcactaatggagagatgtcagagtgacggagcagCCCACAGCAGGCGCtcatgagctggtggtgggtagggggtttggtgccttgcttaagggcacctcggcagtgcacaggaagcgatctggcacctctccagctaccagaccaacttccatatttggtccgcaccaaccctacagactgaactactgccccCATAACAATTGAATGGGTTGCCTTGCCAAAACatgcaaatcaaacaaacaaaacaaaacactcataTGAACATGTTACCAAGGTGAAGTTGTTGTCTCAACTAggaatagaataaaatatattaaattaaattatttatgttttttgattttgtaaaacATATCATGCCGCtatgaaaaacagcaacaaaaaaaaaatggtcatgTTGGCATCCCTGTTGTGAGTGTCATAGCATACTAACGGCTGATCTAAAAGGTCTTTAAGTTCAGATGATGCTTGCGATGTGTTCCTTGATGACTTTGATTACAAGCCGAAACGCTTTGGTCTAATAAAGTTAAAAGTGCTGGTGGAGCTTTTTGACCGCTATGTTCAGCCAGCGGCTAGCAAAGCAGgaaactctgttattttaatgactcATAGACCACACAATGTTATGAAAAGCCATTTTTAATAatcatagaaaaaaaatcactgtttaAATGGCAAAAGTAACTGAAACATTGGATCAAAAATATTCcttttatcaaaaagttaagTATAAATTGTTATAATAAATATTCTTATGATTtgcaaataaataacaaatgtctgttcaggttatttgcaaaaaaaagttcatgGTGAAAAAAGTCTGCAGTGCGAACTGAAAATCTGAGGCACTTTAGACATGGCTGCTTTTATATCTTGTTTATActatatactttatttttatgatgtcaTGCTATGTCGTCTGCTGGCCTTGAGGTAAAATTTATCAATTATGTGATATagacatgtatttatttgattacaCACACTTTATTTGATATATCCTCCTGTGTATACTTGCAGGATTTGTTTCTGCTATATTATGACATCTGTATACTACATGAAGGGATGATTGACTTATGTCCTTTCTTTAAGAtggctgcttcctgttttttaattgtCCATTATGTCCTGGTGAAGACTTAGTTGAGTTTAACGTGTAGACACATCcctaaaattatttttatactGTATCAGAGTgctacagacttttttttacaccatgAAATTAATTTGAATAAACCAAATAACCTGGTCAGTCATTTTTTATTCACTTGCAACTTGACCTCTGTCCCTTATCCTTGAAAAGCACCTGATTCCTTCAcatcatttttctatttttttttttgccctgtgCAGCACTCGCCTGAATTGTAGGATTTACTGCTGAAAGAAAATCATAAAACTGCACAAGCTTTGAAAGACAATAGAGACAAGGCAACACTTCACTACAGTGGCATCCGACCAAAGAAGATGACAGCTATTAGAAGGCTTAATACAAATGTTTGTACTTTCCATCTTTCTTTCCAGTTTGTTAGGAGACATTGTTCTGTACAAAGTGCATTAGTTATACTGCATCTTGGTTAAAAATAAAGTCTTGAGTGATGTTTGCTGGAAAGTCCGCAGCTTTCAGTTTTGATGAAGAAGCAAGACGAACCCAAgagtattaaaaacaaataaatctgaTAAATGAGAACATCTGATCATTATACAAAAGAAACAGGGTttacaataatatatattttacatgcTGAAGTGACGGCACTTTTATGAATCGTTGGATTATATACAGATTAGTTTTAGGTAGAAATGCAGTTGAAGTTAAGAGTCATTAAAGTGATGTTACAGGCAGCATCTGAGAGCCAGATTTCCAAACATTATCCAGCCCTCCTGGGTGTctcatgatttttttctgactaTCACGCATGTGTTCATCATCATATGGAAGAAAAGTGAAAGACAGCTGCCAGAAATGAATGTCCATCAATGACTTCAGCTGTGTAACAGATTTGATTCTGGAGCAAAGTctctaaaaacaacacaaccagCTGAACAGCACACATCCCAGCACCAATAACACCAGCTGTGCCAGTCTGCCTGTCCCACTGGCTGCTGACTGAACTTGCTTGCTGTTAAAGCCATAACGATGTGAGGGATGGGTCTCCTCACCACCACAAACCACCATGGGAGCCTGAAAGGACGTGGGTCTCCTCTGTGGTCGGTCTGGACTTGACCCATCGGTCGGTCTCTCTCCGATGAAAAGCAGCGGGTGTTTCCTGTGGTCCAGCTCAGTCTTGAAGAGCTCATACTCTTTGTGTGGCAGCTTGATGCCCAGCAGGTTGCATCCAGCTGTTGGGGTCAGGTCCTGCTCCACCCCAACCTCCCAGCCTCCCACTGGACCACACTTTCCCGGCCTTGTCCCGTTCAACAACTTTGCTGTGGACTCCTCTTCAGCTGTGACTAAGACCTGGGTGACCTTGAAGACAAACTCGGTGGCCCCTGAGATCTTCACTGAGGGGTTTCCCTGAGCGTAGTGGCCCGAGGCCCTCAGTGTGAATGTGGGCTTAGTGCAGGCGGGGTCAGAGAAGTGACGGTAGACGCCTTCCCATGCATGCTGGTCAGGATTAAAGGTAAAGTCCCGGGTGAGGAAGAGGATATTAGGACGAGTTTCACAGCCCTGGCTGACCCAGCGGCCCGACAAAGACAGTTGAGCTGCAGGGCTACGGGGCAATCCCGGGGGGCGCTGCTCCGAGGAGCGGTACACCAGGGCACATACAGGGCAGGGGTGGATGTGATGCTGCAAACAACAAATACGTTTATTAATTGTTTGTTATATCATATATAAAAGTGTGGTTAATAATCCCTCAaaagtgcttgttttgtttCGGAAACAGTCCaaaattacaactttttaaaaaaatctgaaactgCCATTTTGTGGTTGCTCTTGTTTGTGATCTTTCCTGTTGGACATTTCTGACAATGAATCACACTTACTTAATTATCCAAAGGCTATGAAAACACAGAGCTCATTTACATAGCAACCAACAACTCAAGACATTTTTAGTCTTTGCCTTTTCACACAATGAATCTAGTTAACGTTCTGGTGAACTAAAGCTGAAAGAATGCACCGTTATGTCTCACCATGGCGTTCTGCAGTGGCTGTTGGTACCCTGTAGGTCTGTAAAGAGTCCTCTGAGTCCAGTCAGTGTGAATGTCCCCTAAAAATAGCTCCTGGACTTTTCCTCCATGGCTGTGGTGCTGCGTCTCCACCCGAATCAGTTCCATCTCCAACATAGAGAAACCCAGGGCTGCCAGGCATCCCCTCCCTGCCCGGGTGTTGTACATTTCAAACAGCTTCCCCGGCAACACTCGACTCAGGGTCGGACCCACGCAGGCCTGAGGCAGCCTTGAGGCCAGCCTCTGCTTTGCTGCCGGGCTGTGGACCACAATGCCCACCTTACTGATATGATGTTCTGCTTCTGTGGCCCCTCGTGTGATCCAGGAGGCCTGACGCAGGCGCAGCCTTCCCCTGATCATCAGGGAGTATGCGGGATCTGcacagctgctgtctgtgtAGTAATGCTGCAGCGCTTGGAAGTGACGGCTGGGTTGGAAGGTGTAGGAGCGGGTCAGGAACTCTGGACCAGGGCGAACTTCACACCTGAACACAGAACAATGTGAGGGTTAACACGGGGTAATCATTTTAGCAATGATTTGtgtcatgtttacatttcaggCAGTAGTGAGCAAACGTTAGTGTTCTGCCATTTTATTCAGaacagtctttgttttgtgGGTAAATCTCAGTCGTTTTAGACAAGTCAAGTCTTGACTTTATAAGGgcacatttttagtttttattggcAATTCAAACTTAAATCTTTCGGGGCAGAAAGCAACAAAACTGTCAGGTTTCATGGTGAACATTTTTTCATAGTTATgacattcatatttatataaCTGGATCCAAATCCTTTTCATGTTGTTGACTTTATAATCAAACCTGCATTAACAGATGTTCGGCAACAACCACACAAATGTACAAGCTCATGTTTATTTGCTTTAGAGATGTTTTGGCCCCCCTCATGATCAGGCAGACATCTATCTAGCCTGAATTTGGTCAGGCCAATCACAACAGTTTATCTGATATGCAGCAGGTCTAATATGATGACGGACCTTACAGTGGAGTGTCGCTGAGGCACGTTTGTTTCAAACCAACATGGCTGCCTTCAAACTTTCTGAACTTGatgaggcatcagtattaaagATGGGGTTAGGTTTTAAGACTTGTTGTGAAAACTTTGTGTTCAATATAATGAATTACCAGCCAATTAAAGATGGTTGTTGATAGCTGTCCAGCCTAGCAGCCTACAATTGCATAACTTTGGAGTTGTGTATGTAAGTTCGAGTCACTCTGTGATACTTTTGATTTTGTCTCCACCAATTGCAAAATAATACACTAAGTCGGCTTTGTCACAGCACCTGTGAATGGTGTCTATCAGGTCGCCTACAAAGGGTTTACATAGAGTTGTTGTTATGCCTATTGGTCCCTGATATCGAAACGGccgagacaaaaaaagaaacaatgaatTGAAAAAAGCCATAAACCATGATAAAGGAGAGTGGAACTTAGAGCAACACCTCTTTAAGTCCCCATGAATCTGAACTTCGAGAGTATCTAACTTCCACATCTTGACATAATTCCAATGAAATTTCCTGAAACAGGATAGAATCAATCCCAAaatagaaggcgggacataacgtcGGCATGATTTTGACTGGATCGTTAGCTTCAACAaaactttttaatttgtcaaaaacaaattGTCAACAaccctgagtgcaggatgagtcatcagacatttgaaatgctttgtaggaaaagaaaatactgttacttaaaataaaatactaaaatacagctttttaaaatgattggcagaaaatgtaaaaacgggaaaatctattttttatacatgagaagaaaaaaacgtcTAGTGCTGCTTTCAGTATTCAAGATTCAAAGCGTGATTGAATTATTCCCTTTGACCTTTAATTCAATCCCTTTCAACTTGCAACACTGTTAAGTTGAAGAATTTACCTTGTTGACACCCATGTGCCATCAAGTCTCGGGGGGCTGTCTGCTGTAATTTTCACTCTGTCCTGTAGGTGGCGGTACTGACACTCGTGCTCCCACTGCATGCTCTCACTGTGGTTTGAGGAAGAGGTGAAGGAAGTTGTGGGCACCTCCCATAGTTTACCTCCAGTTCCAGCCACAAACACAACTACAGAGgcagaaaaaagtcagaaaacatAGTAAGTAAAGCACACGTTAATATGCAATCAGATCAACACAGAGGCTCTATAAAGTTCCAGGCTGATGATGTGTGGATTAAGGAAATGGGAACACTATTTTGACTACATGCAGAGTTGATTATCGGCCTCCTCTTTCAGAAAGTGAAGCGAACGGATAACAGCCATAAGGGAATATTTATATCTTCTCCCTGTTACCTCAAACTACAATTCTGGTTGACTGCAAGCTgcaattttgttttattttccatgtaATGAGTGGAAAGCGGGTGCTATAGAAACCATACATAGCAGGGAATCAGGATGTTGGCCTGGATGTGGACAGTTTTGGCTTGTTACTTCAATCAGCCTGCAGCTGCAACAACATGGCCGTGTCTTTTGGTCAGGAGGGGTATGTGAAGGTGATTGTTGGGCATTTGTGCACATCAGCGCCTGCAAATGTGTTCGTTTTTTTGTGTATATGCATTGCTatcatcaagacaccacaacaagAGGGTCACTGACAGCAGCAGGCTATTCGAGCCAAACACATCTGTTGATAATATGATTTAAAAGACACTTACAGTGATTAATGTTCTCGCTTGAGTTTTCCCCTAAACTATGGCGTTTAGGTTAATCTCAGTGAAAGCATTATTCACTCTGTCATGTTTATTGATTTGACTTGCAATCTGTCTGCCTGTCAATGGTCATAACTGCACCTTCTGCTCTTTCTACATGTTGCTGCACAGAGGTGCATGTGTTGTCAACACGCTAAGACCAAGTGCTCTGTTCTGCTTTCAgttgaaagagaggagaaggagttTTTCTGATTACACCCTCATGGCTGCAAACCTTCTGGGGTCTGTCCTGGCAACGTGTGTGTGAAATGATAGCTTCAGCTTCATTTGTCCCAAACAAATGTACATAATCAGTGGTGATGAGTTCTAACTTGCACcttgatttcctgttttctctcagaCTTTTCCTCTTGTGTTCCTCTCATAGTTATCTTACTTACTTGTTTTTTATCTCGGTTTTTGAGCAGattaaactaaaaactaaataaaGCATGTATACGAGGTTACTGTAATACTGCCATAAAGCTCTACCTGGCTGTAAACCAGCACAGAACGATGGCATCTTGTATGCTGTGTCAAGTTAAACTGGCACATCGACTGAATCAAGGTGAAACTATCACAGGCATGTGGgcgttaacctgcaaggagaaAAGGAAGCCTGatggtgctagcactgctaaagTTAGCCTCACTCACAAACCAGTACTACAGTGTTTATCCACAGACACTGTGGTCCCTTGTTAAGCTGTGTAAAAAGAGTTGTGCTctattttgactgttttctgaatgttttttttttatacctttagACCTGTCTAAaactagtctgaatttaaatttgagTAGAGTCGACAGTGAAATTAGTCA
The Labrus mixtus chromosome 7, fLabMix1.1, whole genome shotgun sequence DNA segment above includes these coding regions:
- the apcdd1l gene encoding protein APCDD1-like — encoded protein: MKCAEAGNMSNGRFSHLLKGVWLLWLWQVVFVAGTGGKLWEVPTTSFTSSSNHSESMQWEHECQYRHLQDRVKITADSPPRLDGTWVSTRCEVRPGPEFLTRSYTFQPSRHFQALQHYYTDSSCADPAYSLMIRGRLRLRQASWITRGATEAEHHISKVGIVVHSPAAKQRLASRLPQACVGPTLSRVLPGKLFEMYNTRAGRGCLAALGFSMLEMELIRVETQHHSHGGKVQELFLGDIHTDWTQRTLYRPTGYQQPLQNAMHHIHPCPVCALVYRSSEQRPPGLPRSPAAQLSLSGRWVSQGCETRPNILFLTRDFTFNPDQHAWEGVYRHFSDPACTKPTFTLRASGHYAQGNPSVKISGATEFVFKVTQVLVTAEEESTAKLLNGTRPGKCGPVGGWEVGVEQDLTPTAGCNLLGIKLPHKEYELFKTELDHRKHPLLFIGERPTDGSSPDRPQRRPTSFQAPMVVCGGEETHPSHRYGFNSKQVQSAASGTGRLAQLVLLVLGCVLFSWLCCF